ACGCACTATAAGCGTGCGCACGGTCAAACCTCTCAAGGTGGTCGCCGATGGGGAAGAGAGAACCAAGACGCCGGCACGCTTTACGATCAGGCAGAATGCCCTGAGCGTCTTCGTTCCGGCCGAATCGAAAGACCAGGAGAGAAAAGATGCTGCGAACTGACCAGGAACTCGCTCTTGACGATGTAACCGAGGCAAGCAAATACGCCGTCGATCAATTTGAGAAGCTGGCCGAGATGCCTCAGGAACCGACGCTCTGCGACCTGATCAAGGATTTCGGAAACGCCCATCGCCGGCATGTCTCACGTCTCGAGGAGACAGTTCGCCGCATGGGCAATCTGCCGTCTGCGCCCGATCCCGACCGGGAAGCCTTCAGCCGGCTGGCGACGCGGGTGAAAGCCGCTCTCGCCGAAGACCGGGACCGGGTCGTGGCGGAGAGCTGCAGCGAAATCGAAACCCGCATCATCGACGCTGTCCATCAGGCGCGAAAGAAAGACCTTTCGGACGATATCCGCTCCCTTCTGGCCGATATCGGCGAGGACTGCGGAAAGATGCTCCAACGGCTGGAAGACTACCTGCAATCCTGAACCGCTCTGGCATACCTTCGCCCGAAGGAGTTTTCTGTCCAGGTTTGGGAGAAGAGTGACATGGGGTGGACTCTGGAGGGGATCAGACCTGAGGGGAGATGTCCTTCTGCCGGTCCGCGTTGTTGCCTTCGAGTTTCTCCGCCAGGCTCCCTTGTTCCACGGCTTCATGGGCCGCCGCGGGAGTGGGCCGCCAGATCGACCTGGTCGCCCGGAGCTCCGGTTCGCCCTCCCTCATGCGCTCGGCCAGGACTCCGGAAAGGGCTCTCGGCGAGATGAAACCCTTATCGGCGGCATGCTTTGCCATGGCGAAGCTGTCGGCAGCCAGCAGGAGAATGCTGCCAGCTGCGGCGACATCCTCCGCCAGAACTCCTATGGCCCGGCGACGCATCGGGTTGGCTTCGATGTTGCGGATATAGACGGCCAGGATCCTTCCCGGATTTTCCCGGACCACCCGGCTGTAGATTTCCGGATCGTGTTGGCCGCTGTCGCCGATAAGAACAAAGGGCAGATTATTGTAAATAGAAAGCATTTCCCGTATCAGTGCGAGCTTATGCCCTCGCGCGCCCCGGGGAAGGGGATGGCGCAGGGAAAGGTTCCATTTTCGCAGGAAGAGGATGGGTCCGACGGGAATGCCATGGATGTTGAAAAACTCGTCCAGGACCTCGTAGAGGCTCCAGGGACCGCGTGAAACATAGAGCAGCGGGTTCATCTCATCCCCGCCGGCTCCGCCATGAAGAGCCCTGTAGAAGGCGGCGACTCCGGGAAAGGCGATTCTGCTCCGAGGCCCCTGGGTGAACAGACGCCAGAGCATCATAATCTTGTTGGCGACGCCTGTGAATATCACCGTGTCATCGATGTCGCTGATGACCACAAAACGAGATTCATCCCTCGGAATGAACAGGTCGGCCTCGGCTCGAACATTGGATCCTGCGGGAGAAATCAACTCCAATTCCATGCAGTGCCAGTACCGGTCCGCCGGCGGCGGCTGAACCGGCTTAAGAAGGACACGGAAGTAGCCGTCCCGGTCGGTGACCACCTTTTTCTCGGCCCCGCAGAATCGGGCCGCCAGAACGGCGTTGGCGCATCCACGCCGCACAAGTCTCCGGCCGATATCGAGGATATCGCGACCTACATTTTCCTCAAATCCCCCGGAACCGGAACCCTGCCCCCTGAACACCCGTCCCATGAGGAAAACACCTGCATGGGAGCCGTATCCCCTGTACGCCTGAATGACAAGTCCCCCTCGGCCGCGAGCATGCCTTACCGGGCGGGCAAGCACCTTCAGGGCTCGTCGGAGTCCTTTACGGATTCTTCTGATCGCATCAAGGATGACCATTGATCTTACTCATTGCCGTGATTGACGTGCTAGTGTCCCGATTGGTTAATACCGTCCATTAAATTCTGGTCCCTTTGGCCGCTTGCTGCGTTGCGTCTCCTCGGCTTAGCTCAGGCTAGGCCTGCGGCGACGCGCCTTGCCTGCAACCAAAATGCCTCAGAATTATCTGAATGGACTAACCAAACGGGACACTAGCGTCCGGAAAACCTCTCGTCCGGTCCCTGTTTTTTCTCCCGGGTCCTGCGATCCACTTCCGGCGGCACCTGGAGGTATACGTCTTCCTTGGTCCACTCGTGCTGCTGTCCGCATTTTGAGCACACGATGGTGCGGTAATCGAATTCGGCCTTTTCGAAGGTATCGGCATCAACGGAAATCCCCAGTGAAAGTTCCTGTCCGGTGACCGGACATCGATAGAGCAGTTCGGGCATGATCTTTCTCCTCGGCTTGTTTGACCTGAAAACGCCCTTTCTTCATGAGGTGGTTCCGGATGAAACTTGGCGGACCAAAACAGCCATTACTTTTAACACGATATCACCACTGATTTTTTCGGCAAGGGGTTCACGGATCCCACGGTCGCTTCGACGGCTTCGCTGATTTGACATCGCCCTTCTTGCTGATATGCAGGGTAGTAGACGATCCGGAGGCACACCTGGACAGTTTTTACGTCTTTCTCACCTCCGAAGACGCCTCCTACATGACCGGGCAGGTCCTGCACCCGAACGGAGGCGATTTCATATCCACCTGAAAGAGAGGAGTCAGACATGCCCAAGGGTAAGGATCACGGACCGACCATCAAGGATGACGAGCGGTACGAAAAACTGCGCGAGAAGGGGATGAGCAAGGAAAAAGCCGCCCGCATCGCCAATACGCCTCGCAAGGAGGCCGGCAAGAGAGGTGGCAAGTCCCCGAAATATGAGGAATGGAACAAGGATGACCTGTATGAGAAAGCCAGAGAGGTCGGCATCGAGGGACGCTCGAAAATGGATAAGAGCGAGCTGATCGATGCCCTGAGACATCACTGAAGGTTCCCTTTGAGCCTGCCTCCGCTGTGCAGAGGTTTCGGGCCGTGAGCCTGAGAGAAGCGAATGTGAATGGGCCGAAACATCTGCACGGCGGGGAGGACTGCTCAGACCGGAATTACTCGAGGTTCAATGTATTTTTCATCCCTTTCGTCAGTGACTGACGCACTTCGAAGAATCCTTCCCAGGGATCGGCTCCGATCCGTGCCAGACGCCGCGGCAGGTTTTCGATCGTGTAATGGTCAGGGCGGATCGCCGGGATAAGTTCCTCCCACCGCAGGGGTGTCGATACCGTCGCACCGGACCGGGCCCGCGTCGAGTAGGCCGCCACGGCGGTAGCCCCACGGCTGTTGCGGAAGTGGTCGATGAAGATCCTCCCCTGTCGCTTGCTTTTGCTCATGGTGGCCACATACTTCCGCGGTGATTCCTCGATGAGACGTTCCGCCACCGCCCGGGAGAAGGCCTTCACCTCCTCCCATGAAGAGCGGCGCAGGAGAGGAACCACCACGTGAAGCCCCTTGCCGCCAGTGGTCTTGAGAAAACTTCGCAGCCCCAATTCCCCTAGAAGGTCGCGCACTGCAAACGCACCCTCGATAACCTTTTCCCAGGAAATACCCGGATCGGGATCGAGGTCGAAGACCATGCGGTCCGGCTGCTCCAGGCGGTCCTCCCGGCTGGCCCATGGATGAAATTCCAGCACCCCGAGCTGCACCAGGGAGATCACCCCCGCCAGATCGTCCACGACGAGGTAATCACGCTCCTCTTGCTTTTCCCGGATGGGGACGATGCGGGTGTGTTCGGGGCTGCCATCGGCGAAATGCTTCTGGAAGAAGCACTCCTTGTGCCGGCCCTGGGGGCAACGAAACAGGGAAAGGGGACGGCCGGCAAGATGCGGCACGACGAAATTTGCGATCCGCTCGTAGAATTCGGCCAGCGCCCTCTTGGTCACCCCCTGGTCGGGGTATAGAATGCGCTCCGGATTACTCAGCCGCACCCCGGCAACCATCGGGACCGCTTGCCGGGGGGCACGTTTCGAAGTTCCGGTGCTCGCGGGTTCATTTTCAGCCGGGGCAGACAACCTGTCCGGATCTTCGACCGCCTCCTCAAGCCGGATCTCCGTCGCCGCCTTATCCTCTCTGAGCCCTTTATAGGAGGGATGGCGCAGCCGCCCGTCCTGGGTCCAGGAGGTGAATTCGACCTCCGCCACCAGCTCGGGGCGCACCCAGTGGACTCCGCGCGCTTCGGCGCCCGCGGGGGGATTGACGAAGGGGGGCGACGCCCTTTCGAGAGGCTCCAGCCGCCGGCGCAGCTCCCTCAGCACCTCCTCGCTGAAACCGGTGCCGACCTTGCCGGAAAAGACCAGCTTCCGAGGCGTCTCGTAATATCCCAGGAGCAGAGCGCCCAATCCGCTGCGTCCGCCGCCGGGATCGGAAAAGCCGCCGATGACGAACTCCTGGCGGTTCAGACATTTGACTTTGCGCCATTGGCTGGAGCGTTTCTGGAGGTAGGTGCTCTGCGCCCGCTTGGAGATGATCCCCTCCAGGGCGAAACGACAGGCATGCTGAAAGACCTGCTCCCCCCTTCCGGTAAAATGATCGCTATAGCGGAGAGTGCCCCCCTTCTCCGGGGGAGGAAGAAGCCGACGCAGCAGCTCCTTGCGCTCGGCAAGGGGCACCCGGGTGAGATCGTATCCCTCGTAGTGGAGGATATCGAACAGGAAATAGGTGAGCTCCCCTTTCTGCCGGTTGCGCAGGAAATTCTGCAGAGCCTGGAAATCGGAAATGCCTTTCTCATCCAGGACCACCATCTCGCCGTCCAGGATCGCCTGCGTGAGCGGAAGAGAGGCCGCTGCGGACGCCGCTTTGCTGAATTTCTCCGTCCAGTCCTGCCCCCGACGGGTTAGGAGTCGAACATTGCCCCGGTCGATAAAGCAAAGAAGGCGGTAACCGTCGTATTTGATCTCATGCAGCCATTGCTCCCCCGGGGGAGCTTCCTGAACCGCAATGGCGAGCTGCGGCTTGACCTTCTTCGGCATGGGGGCCTTTCTGACCCCGGGCAGACCGGCGGGCTCGATCGAAATCACCGCGGGGGCGACTTCAGGCCGGGATTTATCATCCTCTCCGGATACGGCTCTCCCCTCTTTCCAGACGCTGTCCGCCGCCCCGGCGATCCCCTCCATGCTCCGGCCGCTGGCGATGCTGGTCAGCTCTTCACGGGTAGCGGAGTATTCGCCTTCGACACGCGCCATCTCGTCGCGCTTTTTGATCAACAGCCAGTTCTTCTCCTCCGGGTCGGCTTTCCCCCCCAGACGCGCCAGGGTCCAGCTCCCCTGAAGTCTCTTTCCGTGCAGCCGGAAGGACAGGTGCCCCTTGCGAAGCCCCGCTTCGGGGTCGCCGATCGATTCCCACTCCCC
This is a stretch of genomic DNA from Desulfuromonas sp. TF. It encodes these proteins:
- a CDS encoding DUF2383 domain-containing protein gives rise to the protein MLRTDQELALDDVTEASKYAVDQFEKLAEMPQEPTLCDLIKDFGNAHRRHVSRLEETVRRMGNLPSAPDPDREAFSRLATRVKAALAEDRDRVVAESCSEIETRIIDAVHQARKKDLSDDIRSLLADIGEDCGKMLQRLEDYLQS
- a CDS encoding App1 family protein, with the protein product MVILDAIRRIRKGLRRALKVLARPVRHARGRGGLVIQAYRGYGSHAGVFLMGRVFRGQGSGSGGFEENVGRDILDIGRRLVRRGCANAVLAARFCGAEKKVVTDRDGYFRVLLKPVQPPPADRYWHCMELELISPAGSNVRAEADLFIPRDESRFVVISDIDDTVIFTGVANKIMMLWRLFTQGPRSRIAFPGVAAFYRALHGGAGGDEMNPLLYVSRGPWSLYEVLDEFFNIHGIPVGPILFLRKWNLSLRHPLPRGARGHKLALIREMLSIYNNLPFVLIGDSGQHDPEIYSRVVRENPGRILAVYIRNIEANPMRRRAIGVLAEDVAAAGSILLLAADSFAMAKHAADKGFISPRALSGVLAERMREGEPELRATRSIWRPTPAAAHEAVEQGSLAEKLEGNNADRQKDISPQV
- a CDS encoding Rho termination factor N-terminal domain-containing protein, which encodes MPKGKDHGPTIKDDERYEKLREKGMSKEKAARIANTPRKEAGKRGGKSPKYEEWNKDDLYEKAREVGIEGRSKMDKSELIDALRHH
- the ligD gene encoding DNA ligase D; amino-acid sequence: MTDRQSTELDTYQRKRDFSRTAEPEGKLAESPSGRLYLIQKHAARRLHYDLRLELGGVLKSWALPKGPSLDPEEKRLAVQVEDHPVEYGSFEGIIPAGEYGGGTVMLWDQGEWESIGDPEAGLRKGHLSFRLHGKRLQGSWTLARLGGKADPEEKNWLLIKKRDEMARVEGEYSATREELTSIASGRSMEGIAGAADSVWKEGRAVSGEDDKSRPEVAPAVISIEPAGLPGVRKAPMPKKVKPQLAIAVQEAPPGEQWLHEIKYDGYRLLCFIDRGNVRLLTRRGQDWTEKFSKAASAAASLPLTQAILDGEMVVLDEKGISDFQALQNFLRNRQKGELTYFLFDILHYEGYDLTRVPLAERKELLRRLLPPPEKGGTLRYSDHFTGRGEQVFQHACRFALEGIISKRAQSTYLQKRSSQWRKVKCLNRQEFVIGGFSDPGGGRSGLGALLLGYYETPRKLVFSGKVGTGFSEEVLRELRRRLEPLERASPPFVNPPAGAEARGVHWVRPELVAEVEFTSWTQDGRLRHPSYKGLREDKAATEIRLEEAVEDPDRLSAPAENEPASTGTSKRAPRQAVPMVAGVRLSNPERILYPDQGVTKRALAEFYERIANFVVPHLAGRPLSLFRCPQGRHKECFFQKHFADGSPEHTRIVPIREKQEERDYLVVDDLAGVISLVQLGVLEFHPWASREDRLEQPDRMVFDLDPDPGISWEKVIEGAFAVRDLLGELGLRSFLKTTGGKGLHVVVPLLRRSSWEEVKAFSRAVAERLIEESPRKYVATMSKSKRQGRIFIDHFRNSRGATAVAAYSTRARSGATVSTPLRWEELIPAIRPDHYTIENLPRRLARIGADPWEGFFEVRQSLTKGMKNTLNLE